The proteins below come from a single Fodinicurvata sp. EGI_FJ10296 genomic window:
- the addA gene encoding double-strand break repair helicase AddA yields the protein MSAPAVDPDIPQRRAADPSASVWVAASAGTGKTRVLTNRVLRLMLAGTAPERILCITFTKAAASEMANRVNEILAEWATIDDAVLSERIEGLTGETPDPEMRSRARRLFARVLDAPGGMKIQTIHAFCQSLLRRFPIEAGVSPHFEPADERSAGDILRQARDGLLLSRDQRVAKALTTAAALTDESGFLTLMNSIVADRSRVMHAVDAAGGLDPALDRLAELLDVPPDMEGTSIIAAACADAALDADGLRRILMAIERAGTAKEKEKAAVMADFLADPDRRADRFEAWCACFLTRAGEPRAKPATKAVLAADPVVATVIADETDRLLRLKDRLCRARLHAASRAYLVLGHALLEKYEALKEARGILDFDDLIMKTADLLTGPGVAPWVLYKLDGGLDHILIDEAQDTNPDQWRVVAALSAEFFTGYGLREDRDGVERTIFAVGDEKQSIYSFQGADVAEFGRMRRLFAQRVADVDRLFDTVDLQVSFRSTPAILDMVNAVFADPTARDGLSEDGGAIPEHVAHRAGQAGLVEIWPLVEKQDTPDAPGWETLSERIAQPSPARRVARAVADTVRGWLDAGRPLAARGRPVAPGDVLILVRTRGPFFHDVVRALKETGVPVAGADRMILSQQMAIMDLLALARFALLSRDDLVLAGLLKSPFIGLTDEDLIDLAPGRNGSLWHALKRRAVERSQWEDARRWLGDILARVDYLTPFELFSRVLDHPCPADAVSGRRALIRRLGQEAEDPLDEFLSLSLSYEAANPPSLQGFLSWLDSEETDIKREQGGDAGVVRVMTVHGAKGLQAPIVFLPDTVGRPRTAKPVHWAPFERSDMSGALPLWVPNADVKPELVSTLEAAAAHRQMQEHRRLLYVALTRAEDELYVCGFSTGKTVPDDCWYTLCRDAAERLPSAESAAMPLLDFRDGQDGPAVGIRAASGVAAPGSHSDARPESPPAARPELGPSPSPSPPQSPVSTDIGDWMFEPAPTEPHPPRPLVPSRPDTDEPAVRSPLESGVRPDRFKRGRVMHTLLQMLPAIAPEGRAAATERYLAARSLDLSDDERADYRRKIMAVLDDPQFAVAFGPGSRAEVPVVGRIAGRGDRARPFILSGQIDRLAVGEREVLIVDYKTNRSPPDGPDGVAPHYIGQIAAYRAALAPLYPGRVIRCALLWTDTPEWMAIPEAMLDDWYPRK from the coding sequence ATGAGTGCACCGGCAGTCGATCCGGACATCCCGCAGCGCCGGGCGGCCGATCCGTCGGCGTCGGTCTGGGTCGCGGCGTCGGCCGGTACCGGCAAGACCCGCGTTCTGACCAATCGCGTGCTTCGGCTGATGCTGGCGGGCACCGCGCCGGAACGGATATTGTGCATCACCTTCACCAAGGCGGCGGCCTCCGAGATGGCCAATCGCGTCAACGAGATCCTGGCCGAATGGGCGACGATCGACGACGCGGTGCTGTCGGAACGGATCGAGGGGCTGACGGGAGAGACGCCCGACCCGGAAATGCGCAGCCGTGCGCGCCGGTTGTTCGCGCGGGTGCTCGACGCGCCCGGCGGCATGAAGATCCAGACCATTCACGCCTTCTGCCAGTCGCTGCTGCGGCGGTTCCCGATCGAGGCCGGCGTGTCGCCGCATTTCGAGCCCGCCGACGAGCGTTCGGCCGGCGACATCCTGAGACAGGCGCGAGACGGGCTGCTGCTGAGCCGGGATCAGCGTGTCGCCAAGGCGTTGACCACGGCGGCGGCGCTGACCGACGAGTCCGGATTTCTCACGCTGATGAACAGCATCGTCGCCGACAGGTCGCGGGTGATGCATGCCGTCGATGCCGCCGGCGGTCTCGATCCGGCCCTGGACCGGCTGGCCGAACTGCTGGACGTACCGCCGGACATGGAGGGCACGTCGATCATCGCTGCGGCCTGCGCTGACGCGGCACTGGACGCTGACGGGCTGCGCCGCATCCTGATGGCGATCGAGCGGGCCGGTACCGCAAAGGAAAAGGAAAAGGCGGCGGTGATGGCCGATTTCCTCGCCGATCCGGACCGGCGGGCCGACCGCTTCGAGGCCTGGTGCGCGTGTTTTCTGACCCGGGCGGGGGAACCACGGGCGAAACCGGCGACCAAGGCTGTGCTGGCCGCCGATCCGGTCGTCGCCACGGTCATTGCCGACGAAACCGATCGACTCCTGCGGCTCAAGGACAGGCTTTGCCGGGCGCGGCTGCACGCGGCCAGCCGGGCATACCTGGTACTGGGCCATGCGCTGCTCGAAAAATACGAAGCCCTGAAGGAAGCCCGCGGGATTCTGGATTTCGACGATCTGATCATGAAGACGGCCGATCTTCTCACGGGGCCGGGGGTGGCACCCTGGGTGCTCTACAAACTCGACGGTGGCCTTGACCATATCCTGATCGACGAGGCTCAGGACACCAATCCGGATCAATGGCGCGTCGTGGCGGCGCTCTCGGCGGAGTTCTTCACCGGTTATGGGCTGCGCGAGGACCGCGACGGCGTCGAGCGGACGATCTTCGCCGTCGGCGATGAAAAACAGTCCATCTATTCATTCCAGGGCGCCGATGTGGCCGAGTTCGGCCGCATGCGGCGTCTTTTCGCCCAGAGGGTCGCCGATGTCGACCGCCTCTTCGACACGGTGGATCTGCAGGTCTCGTTCCGGTCCACACCGGCGATTCTGGACATGGTCAATGCCGTATTCGCCGATCCGACAGCGCGCGACGGGCTATCCGAAGACGGCGGCGCGATCCCTGAACACGTCGCCCACCGTGCGGGGCAGGCGGGGCTGGTCGAGATATGGCCGCTGGTGGAAAAGCAGGACACGCCCGACGCGCCCGGTTGGGAAACCCTGTCCGAACGCATTGCGCAACCGTCGCCGGCCCGCCGGGTCGCGCGTGCGGTTGCCGATACGGTGCGCGGCTGGCTCGATGCCGGGCGCCCACTGGCCGCCCGTGGCCGACCGGTCGCCCCCGGCGACGTGCTGATCCTGGTCCGGACCCGGGGACCCTTCTTTCACGACGTCGTGCGAGCCTTGAAGGAAACCGGTGTTCCCGTTGCCGGCGCCGACCGGATGATCCTGTCGCAGCAGATGGCGATCATGGATTTGTTGGCGCTGGCACGTTTCGCGCTGTTGTCCCGCGACGATCTCGTGTTGGCGGGGTTGCTGAAGTCGCCTTTCATCGGCTTGACCGACGAGGATCTGATCGACCTCGCGCCCGGCCGCAACGGATCGCTATGGCATGCGCTGAAGCGGCGGGCTGTAGAGCGCTCGCAGTGGGAGGATGCGCGGCGCTGGCTGGGCGATATCCTGGCCCGGGTCGACTATCTGACGCCGTTTGAACTGTTTTCGCGCGTGCTGGACCATCCCTGTCCGGCCGATGCCGTCAGCGGCCGTCGCGCCCTGATCCGCCGGTTGGGGCAGGAAGCGGAGGATCCGCTCGACGAGTTCCTGTCGCTCAGCCTCTCCTACGAGGCGGCGAACCCGCCGTCGCTCCAGGGATTTCTGTCCTGGCTCGATTCCGAGGAGACCGATATCAAGCGCGAGCAGGGCGGCGATGCCGGAGTGGTGCGTGTCATGACGGTCCATGGCGCCAAGGGATTGCAGGCGCCGATCGTCTTTCTGCCGGACACCGTCGGACGGCCGAGAACGGCCAAACCGGTACACTGGGCGCCGTTCGAGCGATCCGACATGTCCGGCGCGCTGCCGCTCTGGGTTCCCAATGCCGATGTGAAGCCGGAGCTGGTCAGCACACTGGAGGCTGCTGCCGCGCACCGGCAGATGCAGGAGCATCGCCGTCTGCTCTATGTTGCCCTGACCCGTGCCGAAGACGAGCTTTATGTCTGCGGGTTCTCCACCGGCAAAACCGTGCCCGACGATTGCTGGTACACGCTCTGCCGCGACGCGGCTGAACGTCTGCCGTCTGCCGAATCCGCAGCGATGCCCCTGCTCGATTTCCGGGACGGGCAGGATGGGCCGGCGGTCGGGATCCGGGCGGCAAGTGGAGTGGCTGCGCCGGGGTCTCACAGCGATGCGCGCCCCGAGTCGCCACCCGCGGCTCGTCCTGAGTTGGGGCCGTCCCCGTCCCCGTCCCCGCCCCAGTCGCCAGTGTCGACCGATATCGGCGACTGGATGTTTGAACCGGCGCCCACCGAACCGCACCCGCCGCGACCTCTGGTCCCGTCCCGGCCGGATACCGACGAGCCGGCCGTCCGATCACCACTGGAGTCCGGTGTGCGGCCGGATCGGTTCAAGCGGGGCCGCGTGATGCATACGCTGCTTCAGATGCTGCCGGCGATTGCGCCGGAAGGGCGCGCCGCAGCGACCGAACGCTATCTGGCCGCGCGGTCTCTGGACCTGTCGGACGACGAGCGCGCCGACTATCGACGCAAGATCATGGCCGTACTGGACGATCCGCAATTCGCCGTGGCGTTCGGGCCCGGAAGCCGTGCCGAGGTTCCGGTGGTTGGCAGAATCGCTGGGCGCGGCGATCGGGCGCGCCCGTTCATCCTGTCAGGCCAGATCGACCGGCTGGCCGTTGGTGAGCGCGAGGTGCTGATTGTCGACTACAAGACCAACCGGTCGCCACCGGACGGCCCGGACGGTGTGGCGCCGCATTATATCGGTCAGATTGCCGCCTATCGTGCCGCCCTGGCGCCGCTTTATCCGGGTCGCGTCATCCGCTGCGCCCTCTTGTGGACGGACACGCCGGAATGGATGGCGATTCCGGAGGCCATGCTCGACGACTGGTATCCCCGGAAATGA
- the trxA gene encoding thioredoxin TrxA — protein sequence MSTSPVSVTDASFEQDVLKSDTPVLVDFWAEWCGPCKVIAPALEELAKDKAGAVTIAKLNIDENPGTPNRYGVRGIPTLILFKNGSVAATKIGALPKGALYEWVDSVL from the coding sequence ATGAGCACATCTCCCGTCAGCGTCACCGACGCCTCGTTCGAACAGGACGTCCTGAAGTCGGACACGCCCGTTCTGGTCGATTTCTGGGCCGAATGGTGCGGTCCGTGTAAGGTCATCGCCCCGGCGTTGGAAGAACTCGCAAAGGACAAGGCCGGCGCGGTTACCATTGCCAAGCTGAACATCGATGAAAATCCCGGAACCCCCAATCGCTATGGCGTTCGTGGAATTCCGACCCTGATTCTGTTCAAGAACGGATCGGTCGCGGCCACGAAAATCGGCGCGCTGCCCAAGGGTGCGCTTTATGAATGGGTCGACAGCGTACTGTAA
- a CDS encoding response regulator, which yields MNDGRCSIAIIEDEIDVQQTIVGMLSVAKFDVVAFSSPVAALDHIATFKPGIVISDLLMQEVDGIEVIRKVRLTSADTRIIAISGAPPSYLAWAQKLGADAIICKPFRRKALIETIETLL from the coding sequence ATGAACGACGGCAGATGCAGTATCGCGATCATTGAAGACGAAATCGACGTTCAACAGACGATCGTCGGCATGCTTTCCGTCGCCAAATTCGATGTTGTGGCCTTCAGCAGTCCGGTCGCCGCCCTGGACCATATCGCGACATTCAAGCCGGGCATCGTCATAAGCGACTTGCTGATGCAGGAGGTCGACGGCATCGAGGTGATCCGCAAGGTTCGTCTGACATCGGCCGACACCAGGATCATTGCCATTTCCGGCGCGCCGCCATCCTATCTGGCCTGGGCGCAAAAGCTGGGCGCAGACGCCATAATCTGCAAGCCGTTCCGCCGCAAGGCCCTGATAGAAACGATCGAAACCCTTCTTTAG